From Staphylococcus sp. M0911, a single genomic window includes:
- a CDS encoding DEAD/DEAH box helicase: MNRLIEDFTQSLYKGFIDKDVSHQGNFTPKLLINNKKENVLSTVVQELQKCSSFSISVAFITESGLASLKSYLYDLNQKGVKGRILTSNYLGFNSPKMYYELLKLENVEVRLTDVEGFHAKGYIFDHDNYSSMIIGSSNLTSNALKINYEHNILLSTHRNGELVHNVKSQFNDLWDKSIPLTSSWVEEYQETFEYKSIKKVFEIQKEQLKSTEKFNNAIDIQPNKMQKEALKCLEALRNEGKEKSLIISATGTGKTILCALDVRSFNPKRFLFIVHNEGILNRAKEEFRKVMPHIDEKEFGLLTGKYKDINARYLFATIQTLSNNENFKEFAKDHFDYIVFDEAHRSAAASYQKVFNYFTPKFMLGMTATPERTDDLNIFELFDYNVAFEIRLQEALESEILCPFHYFGVTDYSLNGEINEDVTDLKNLTSDERLKNILEKTDYYGYSGEELKGLIFVSRRDEAYELAEKLTNCGIPSVGLTGKDNINVRSTTIDRLKNGEINYIITVDLFNEGIDIPEVNQVVMLRPTESSIIFIQQLGRGLRKSDNKDYVTVIDFIGNYKTNYLIPVALSGDQSQNKDNYKRFLTTNSELNGVSTINFEEIAKKRIYDSLDAVKLNQPKLLREAYETVKKRIGKQPMLMDFIRQNSVDPSVIFSKYKNYHEFLTKNKYIEDTLSVNEFKNLTFLSRQLTPGLKKVDIDVLETLVEGETSIDNLIESMRYQNDDITEKDVMTSLKVLDFTLFKATIGDIYGSPLITINDKNVELTSDFSSALKKPLFEKYFLDLIDLSKYNNMRYQDSGNKMIIYNKYSREDFVKLLNWDSDESATINGYKMKHQTLPIFITYDKHEDISDNTKYEDEFLSQDELKWYTRSPRKITSPEVQNILKHAEDNVTMYIFVKKKDDDGKYFYYLGTANYIKGTEEEDIMPNGNSVVTMKISMHQAVRDDIYRYITEN; this comes from the coding sequence ATGAATAGGCTAATCGAAGATTTTACACAATCGCTATATAAAGGATTTATTGATAAAGATGTATCACATCAGGGTAATTTTACGCCTAAGCTATTAATTAATAATAAAAAAGAAAATGTTTTATCAACTGTTGTACAAGAATTGCAAAAGTGTTCCTCTTTTAGTATATCAGTAGCTTTTATTACTGAAAGTGGATTAGCTAGTTTAAAATCTTATTTATATGATTTAAACCAAAAAGGAGTAAAAGGAAGAATACTTACTTCAAATTATTTAGGATTTAATAGTCCTAAAATGTATTATGAGCTACTTAAATTAGAAAATGTTGAGGTAAGATTGACAGATGTAGAAGGATTTCACGCTAAAGGTTATATCTTTGATCATGACAATTATTCTTCGATGATCATTGGTAGTTCAAATTTAACTTCCAATGCATTGAAAATTAACTATGAGCACAATATTCTGTTATCAACGCATAGAAATGGTGAATTAGTTCATAATGTGAAATCACAATTTAATGATCTGTGGGATAAAAGTATACCACTAACATCGAGTTGGGTTGAAGAATATCAAGAAACTTTTGAATATAAGTCAATAAAGAAAGTATTTGAAATACAAAAAGAACAATTGAAATCTACAGAAAAATTTAATAATGCTATAGATATTCAGCCTAATAAAATGCAAAAAGAAGCATTAAAATGTTTAGAGGCTCTTAGAAACGAAGGGAAAGAAAAAAGCTTAATTATTTCGGCTACAGGAACTGGTAAAACAATATTATGTGCCTTAGATGTTAGGTCATTTAATCCAAAGAGATTCTTGTTTATAGTACATAATGAAGGTATTTTAAACAGAGCTAAAGAAGAATTTAGAAAAGTAATGCCTCATATTGATGAAAAAGAATTTGGACTTTTAACTGGAAAATATAAAGATATCAATGCGAGGTATTTATTTGCTACTATTCAAACATTATCTAATAATGAGAATTTTAAAGAATTTGCAAAGGATCATTTTGATTATATTGTTTTTGATGAGGCACATAGATCAGCTGCAGCTAGTTATCAGAAAGTATTTAATTACTTCACACCTAAGTTTATGTTAGGTATGACAGCAACTCCAGAAAGAACAGATGATCTAAATATATTTGAATTATTTGATTATAATGTGGCTTTTGAAATTAGATTACAAGAGGCCTTAGAAAGTGAAATTTTATGTCCCTTCCATTATTTTGGTGTTACGGATTATTCACTTAACGGAGAAATAAATGAGGATGTTACTGATTTAAAGAACTTAACATCTGATGAAAGATTAAAGAACATTTTAGAAAAAACAGATTACTATGGTTATTCTGGAGAAGAATTAAAGGGTCTGATTTTTGTTAGTCGGAGAGATGAAGCATATGAGTTAGCAGAAAAACTAACCAATTGTGGAATCCCTTCTGTTGGATTGACTGGTAAAGATAATATCAATGTGCGAAGTACGACAATTGACCGCTTGAAAAATGGGGAAATCAATTATATTATAACGGTCGACCTATTTAATGAAGGTATTGATATACCGGAAGTGAATCAAGTTGTAATGTTACGACCTACAGAATCAAGCATCATTTTTATTCAACAACTAGGTAGAGGGTTAAGAAAGAGTGATAATAAGGACTATGTGACAGTAATTGATTTTATAGGAAACTATAAAACTAATTACTTAATACCAGTTGCTTTATCAGGTGATCAATCTCAAAATAAGGACAATTATAAAAGATTCTTAACAACTAATAGTGAACTGAATGGCGTTTCTACTATTAACTTTGAAGAAATAGCTAAAAAACGAATTTATGATTCATTAGATGCTGTTAAACTTAATCAACCAAAATTATTAAGGGAAGCATATGAAACGGTTAAGAAAAGAATAGGAAAACAACCTATGTTAATGGATTTCATAAGACAAAATTCAGTGGACCCTAGTGTTATTTTTTCTAAATACAAAAATTATCATGAATTTTTAACTAAAAATAAATATATTGAAGATACGTTAAGTGTTAATGAATTTAAGAACTTAACATTTTTATCTAGACAGTTAACACCAGGATTAAAAAAGGTGGATATTGATGTATTAGAAACTTTAGTCGAAGGCGAAACTTCAATTGATAATTTAATTGAAAGTATGAGATATCAAAATGATGATATAACTGAAAAAGATGTGATGACATCATTAAAAGTCTTAGATTTTACATTATTTAAAGCAACAATTGGAGATATTTATGGAAGCCCACTTATAACTATTAATGATAAAAACGTGGAGCTAACAAGTGATTTTTCTAGCGCCTTAAAGAAACCATTATTTGAGAAATACTTTTTAGATTTGATCGATCTATCTAAATACAATAATATGCGATATCAAGATAGTGGAAATAAAATGATTATTTACAACAAATATTCTAGAGAAGATTTCGTAAAATTATTAAATTGGGATAGTGATGAGTCAGCAACAATTAATGGATATAAAATGAAACATCAAACTTTACCTATATTTATAACTTATGACAAACACGAAGATATAAGTGATAATACAAAATATGAAGATGAATTTTTGAGTCAGGATGAATTGAAATGGTATACGCGTTCTCCAAGAAAGATTACCTCTCCTGAAGTACAAAATATACTGAAACATGCGGAAGATAATGTAACGATGTATATTTTTGTTAAGAAAAAAGATGATGATGGCAAGTATTTCTATTATTTAGGTACAGCAAATTATATTAAAGGTACAGAAGAAGAAGATATAATGCCAAATGGTAATTCCGTGGTAACCATGAAAATTTCTATGCATCAAGCAGTTAGAGACGATATTTATAGATATATAACTGAAAATTAA
- the gntK gene encoding gluconokinase, with the protein MKYMIGVDIGTTSTKSVLYDENGQFIMKHNIGYELHTPNVDVSEENPDELFDAVLMTVKYVIREANIAKEDIKLISFSAQMHSLVAMDEQHQRLTENITWADNRASKYADQINQQHDGFEIYRRTGTPIHPMSPLSKIFWMKHEQPDIFNRTAMFADIKTYILYQLYETYVIDQSMASATGMFNLEQLDWDDDVLNLLGITRQQLPELVPTTHILKGMKKRYATLMGVDENTPVVIGASDGVLSNLGVNSYRKGEVAVTIGTSGAIRTVIDKPRTDDKGRIFCYALTDEHYVIGGPVNNGGVILRWLRDEILASEVETAKRLGVDPYDVLTQIASRVKPGADGLIFHPYLVGERAPLWNADARGSFFGLTLSHKKEHMIRAALEGVLYNLYTVYLALIEVMNETPSTIKATGGFAKSEIWRQMMADIFDTHLSVPESYESSCLGACVLGMKALGEIDDFSVIEQMVGTTNEHQPDSETVDIYQQLVSIFINISRSLIDTYSEIAAFQRQHMD; encoded by the coding sequence ATGAAATATATGATTGGTGTCGATATTGGTACCACAAGCACCAAATCAGTACTTTATGATGAAAATGGACAATTCATTATGAAACATAACATCGGTTATGAATTACATACACCAAATGTTGATGTGTCGGAAGAGAATCCAGATGAATTATTTGATGCAGTATTGATGACTGTCAAATATGTCATCAGAGAAGCAAATATTGCTAAGGAAGATATTAAATTAATCTCATTTAGTGCCCAAATGCATAGTTTAGTTGCGATGGATGAACAACATCAACGCTTAACAGAGAATATAACTTGGGCAGATAATCGAGCAAGTAAATATGCCGACCAAATTAATCAACAACATGATGGTTTTGAAATTTATAGAAGAACAGGTACACCCATTCATCCAATGTCACCATTATCGAAGATATTTTGGATGAAGCATGAACAACCAGATATATTCAATCGTACTGCCATGTTTGCAGATATTAAAACATATATTTTATATCAACTATATGAGACATATGTGATCGATCAATCCATGGCTTCAGCTACTGGTATGTTCAATCTCGAACAACTCGATTGGGATGACGACGTATTAAATTTATTAGGTATCACACGTCAGCAGCTACCAGAATTAGTGCCCACAACACATATTTTAAAAGGAATGAAAAAGCGCTACGCCACATTAATGGGTGTCGATGAGAATACGCCAGTAGTAATTGGCGCGAGTGATGGTGTGTTATCTAATCTGGGCGTGAATAGTTATCGTAAAGGTGAAGTCGCCGTTACTATTGGGACATCTGGTGCTATTAGAACCGTCATAGATAAACCAAGAACGGATGATAAAGGTCGTATCTTCTGTTATGCCCTTACAGATGAACACTACGTAATTGGTGGACCAGTTAATAATGGTGGCGTTATCTTAAGATGGCTTCGTGATGAGATATTAGCAAGTGAAGTCGAAACAGCCAAACGCTTAGGTGTTGATCCTTATGACGTATTAACTCAAATCGCCAGTCGCGTTAAACCAGGCGCAGATGGCTTAATCTTCCATCCTTATCTTGTTGGAGAACGCGCGCCATTATGGAATGCAGATGCACGTGGGTCATTCTTCGGCTTAACACTATCTCATAAGAAAGAACATATGATACGTGCTGCCTTAGAAGGCGTTTTATATAATCTTTACACAGTTTATCTAGCTTTGATAGAAGTGATGAATGAAACACCAAGTACAATCAAAGCAACAGGTGGATTTGCTAAAAGTGAAATTTGGCGCCAAATGATGGCAGATATCTTTGACACACATTTAAGTGTGCCAGAAAGCTATGAAAGTTCATGCCTAGGTGCATGTGTGTTAGGTATGAAAGCACTCGGTGAAATTGATGACTTCTCAGTAATTGAACAAATGGTAGGTACGACAAATGAACATCAACCTGATTCAGAAACCGTCGATATTTATCAACAACTTGTAAGTATCTTTATCAATATTAGTCGTTCTTTAATCGACACTTATAGTGAGATTGCCGCATTTCAACGACAGCATATGGATTGA
- the galU gene encoding UTP--glucose-1-phosphate uridylyltransferase GalU translates to MKQIKKAIILAAGLGTRFLPATKAMPKEMLPILDKPTIQYIVEEASRAGIEDIIIVTGKHKRAIEDHFDNQKELEMVLQEKGKNDLLEKVQYSTDLANIFYVRQKEQKGLGHAIHTARQFIGNEPFAVLLGDDIVESETPAIKQLMDVYDETGKSVIGVQEVAEEDTHRYGIIDPLEKSGLRYEVKKFVEKPKQGTAPSNLAIMGRYVLTPEIFDYLETQEEGAGNEIQLTDAIERMNAESQVYAYDFEGDRYDVGEKLGFVKTTIEYALKDEDMKDDLKAFIKQLDL, encoded by the coding sequence TTGAAACAAATAAAAAAAGCAATTATTCTAGCAGCTGGTTTGGGGACAAGATTTTTACCAGCAACGAAAGCAATGCCAAAAGAAATGTTACCGATCTTAGATAAACCAACAATTCAATATATTGTTGAAGAAGCATCAAGAGCGGGTATCGAAGATATCATTATCGTTACAGGTAAACATAAACGTGCGATTGAAGATCATTTCGATAACCAAAAAGAATTAGAAATGGTATTACAAGAAAAAGGGAAAAATGACCTATTAGAAAAGGTTCAATACTCAACAGATTTAGCTAACATCTTCTATGTTCGTCAAAAAGAACAAAAAGGTTTAGGTCATGCCATTCATACAGCACGTCAATTCATTGGAAATGAACCATTCGCTGTATTATTAGGTGATGACATTGTGGAATCAGAAACGCCAGCAATTAAACAATTGATGGATGTTTACGATGAAACAGGTAAATCCGTAATTGGTGTTCAAGAAGTAGCTGAAGAAGATACACACCGTTACGGTATTATCGATCCATTAGAAAAATCAGGTTTACGTTATGAAGTTAAGAAATTCGTAGAAAAGCCAAAACAAGGTACAGCACCATCTAATTTAGCGATTATGGGACGTTATGTACTAACACCTGAAATCTTTGATTATCTTGAAACACAAGAAGAAGGTGCAGGTAACGAAATTCAATTAACAGATGCGATTGAACGTATGAATGCCGAAAGCCAAGTATACGCATACGATTTCGAAGGTGATCGTTACGATGTTGGCGAAAAACTAGGCTTCGTTAAAACAACGATTGAATATGCATTAAAAGACGAAGATATGAAAGATGACTTAAAAGCATTTATTAAGCAATTAGACTTATAA
- a CDS encoding gluconate:H+ symporter, with product MFTEIWPLISVVLGIVILLCLIIFLKLNTFISLIITSIVTALLLGMPLDKIMETIEKGMGGTLGHIALIFGLGAILGKPLSDGGGATRIADTLIAKFGQKHVQWAMLVAAFIVGIALFFEVGLVLLIPLVFTVAKRANVSTLKLGLPMVTALSVTHGFLPPHPGPVVIAKELKANIGHVLLYGIIISIPVTLIAGPLFNKIAQKIIPSAYGREGDISALGAQKEFTEEEMPGFGISILTAILPVILMLVSTLVQLITGHDSPKNAFESIIYLIGNAGTAMLIAVIFAIFTMGILRHRKMDHVMASVTQAIYPIGMMLLIIGGGGTFKQVLIDGGVGDTIAKMFEGTHMSPILLAWIVAAVLRIALGSATVAAISTTGIVMPLLQASDANVALVVLAIGAGSVILSHVNDAGFWMFKEYFGLTVKETFLTWSLLETIISVSGIIFILFISLFV from the coding sequence ATGTTTACAGAAATTTGGCCATTAATTAGCGTTGTTTTAGGAATTGTAATTTTATTATGTTTAATTATCTTTTTAAAACTGAATACCTTTATCTCTCTAATCATTACATCTATAGTTACTGCTTTATTATTAGGTATGCCACTGGATAAAATTATGGAAACGATAGAAAAGGGTATGGGTGGTACGCTAGGACATATTGCACTTATCTTTGGACTAGGAGCGATATTAGGGAAGCCACTTTCTGATGGAGGTGGCGCAACACGCATTGCCGATACATTAATCGCCAAATTTGGCCAAAAACATGTACAGTGGGCGATGCTCGTTGCTGCATTTATCGTCGGTATCGCTTTATTCTTTGAAGTGGGATTAGTGTTATTAATTCCATTAGTATTCACAGTAGCCAAACGTGCGAATGTGTCTACACTTAAACTTGGATTACCAATGGTTACAGCATTATCAGTGACACATGGTTTCTTACCGCCACATCCTGGACCAGTAGTTATAGCTAAAGAATTAAAAGCGAATATTGGTCATGTACTCCTTTACGGTATTATTATTTCAATTCCTGTTACTTTAATCGCAGGTCCATTATTTAATAAAATCGCACAAAAAATCATTCCATCTGCATATGGTAGAGAGGGAGATATTTCAGCATTAGGTGCTCAAAAGGAATTTACTGAGGAAGAAATGCCAGGATTTGGGATTAGTATTTTAACAGCGATATTACCAGTCATCTTAATGCTCGTTTCAACATTAGTACAACTTATCACAGGACATGATTCACCTAAAAATGCATTTGAATCAATTATTTATTTAATTGGTAATGCTGGTACAGCTATGTTGATCGCAGTTATCTTTGCCATATTTACAATGGGCATATTAAGACATAGAAAAATGGACCATGTCATGGCATCAGTTACTCAAGCTATTTATCCCATAGGCATGATGTTATTAATCATTGGTGGTGGCGGTACATTCAAGCAAGTACTTATTGATGGTGGCGTAGGTGATACGATCGCCAAAATGTTCGAAGGTACACACATGTCACCAATTCTACTTGCATGGATTGTTGCTGCAGTACTCAGAATTGCACTAGGCTCTGCAACTGTAGCCGCCATATCTACGACAGGTATTGTGATGCCGTTACTGCAAGCTTCAGATGCCAATGTCGCACTTGTTGTGTTAGCAATAGGTGCAGGAAGTGTGATTTTATCTCATGTAAACGATGCAGGATTCTGGATGTTCAAAGAATATTTCGGATTAACAGTTAAAGAAACATTTTTAACATGGTCATTACTAGAAACAATCATTTCAGTATCAGGCATCATCTTTATCTTATTTATTAGTTTATTTGTATAA
- a CDS encoding DUF5776 domain-containing protein gives MKQYLTETPQHIVVLKKIKKYEDANFTKDIAVINKGQCIEITSMDKSDKGTPRLVAKDGHYITANEDFVAPINLDSIQGYITHAPKAIEIVKKCKLYEDVGFKKDPIKSLELGTKLDIIDIEFTSKLTPRLKTSDGLYVTANQSFVKVLK, from the coding sequence ATGAAACAATATCTTACAGAAACGCCTCAACATATTGTCGTATTAAAAAAGATTAAAAAGTATGAAGATGCCAATTTCACTAAAGACATAGCTGTCATCAATAAAGGACAATGTATAGAAATAACTAGTATGGACAAGAGTGATAAAGGAACGCCTAGATTGGTAGCGAAAGATGGTCATTATATTACCGCTAATGAAGACTTCGTTGCACCTATTAACCTTGATAGTATCCAAGGCTATATTACTCATGCACCTAAAGCGATTGAAATTGTTAAAAAGTGTAAGTTATATGAGGATGTTGGATTTAAGAAAGATCCTATTAAATCATTAGAATTAGGTACAAAATTAGATATTATAGATATTGAATTTACGAGTAAGTTAACACCTAGATTAAAAACATCGGATGGACTTTACGTCACTGCTAATCAGAGTTTCGTTAAAGTTTTAAAATAA
- a CDS encoding glycosyltransferase, translating into MIYTITSTLPPVHGGRTKALLKRIKFLDEEMNIVNKIYTTNYNANYNEVYEKFLQDDVVTKNTEFENLYDWLSGFKLLSIPMTKFKKKPVYKEMNKEIEGLEKKEFNNGNVIRYYDGETYVLYRKYYEGTNMLQFEDVMTPASKKGIERREYNTYGQLHRKVYFSSKTFFKILEEYYDTEGHIYCKKFFDSSVDKRIDFIQIFKDDKFLCAFKTEKELFEYYFEHRFNDGDIVFNDARVLDKPMLNQSHQTKNVLVFHNSHLDGDKVKGSYKTALENSNKVAQYLLLTQKQKNDIQSLFNIDDSKISVIPHFIEPYPENGNVEKLDRFVFIGRLGTQKQVDHLIKAYQQFLTFGHETNLTVFGPDEANQKQLMLDLIDEYGLEDKVKIYDYTNNPLDEFRKSRASLLTSKYEGFGLTVMESIEVGCPVISYDVRYGPSEIIEHGVNGYLVEPDNIQQFAEYMDKIVKTPLQNVATKAELKQENAAGNFKKLFDKVK; encoded by the coding sequence ATGATATATACAATTACGAGCACACTACCACCAGTACACGGTGGGAGAACCAAGGCATTATTAAAGCGTATTAAGTTTTTAGATGAAGAGATGAATATAGTTAATAAAATATACACTACCAACTATAACGCAAATTATAATGAAGTTTATGAAAAATTTTTACAAGATGACGTTGTAACGAAAAATACTGAATTTGAAAATTTATATGATTGGTTGTCTGGATTTAAATTATTGTCTATCCCAATGACTAAATTTAAGAAAAAGCCAGTTTATAAGGAAATGAATAAAGAAATCGAAGGTTTAGAAAAGAAGGAATTTAATAACGGTAATGTAATTCGTTATTATGATGGGGAAACATATGTCCTTTATAGAAAATACTATGAAGGCACAAATATGCTACAATTTGAAGATGTGATGACACCAGCATCAAAAAAAGGAATTGAACGTAGAGAATATAACACTTACGGTCAACTTCATAGAAAAGTATACTTCTCATCAAAAACATTCTTCAAAATTTTAGAAGAATATTACGATACTGAAGGACATATTTACTGTAAGAAATTTTTTGATTCAAGTGTAGATAAACGCATCGATTTTATACAAATATTTAAAGACGATAAATTCTTATGTGCATTTAAAACTGAAAAAGAATTGTTTGAATATTATTTTGAACATCGTTTTAATGATGGGGATATCGTTTTTAACGATGCTAGAGTATTAGACAAACCTATGTTAAATCAGAGTCACCAAACTAAAAATGTCCTTGTTTTCCATAATAGTCATTTAGATGGTGACAAAGTCAAAGGTTCATACAAAACAGCATTAGAGAATTCTAATAAAGTAGCGCAATATTTATTGCTTACTCAGAAACAAAAGAATGACATTCAAAGCTTATTTAATATTGATGATAGTAAAATTTCTGTTATTCCTCACTTTATTGAGCCTTATCCAGAAAATGGCAACGTTGAAAAATTAGACCGATTTGTATTTATTGGTAGATTAGGCACTCAAAAGCAAGTGGATCATTTAATTAAAGCATATCAACAATTTTTAACATTTGGTCATGAAACAAATTTAACTGTATTTGGCCCTGACGAAGCAAATCAAAAACAACTGATGTTAGATTTAATAGATGAATATGGCTTAGAAGACAAAGTTAAGATTTACGACTATACTAATAATCCATTAGATGAATTTAGAAAATCTAGAGCTTCATTATTAACTAGTAAATATGAAGGTTTCGGATTAACTGTAATGGAAAGTATTGAAGTAGGTTGTCCGGTCATTTCATATGATGTACGATATGGCCCAAGTGAAATCATTGAACATGGTGTTAATGGCTATTTAGTTGAACCAGATAATATCCAACAATTTGCAGAATACATGGATAAAATAGTAAAAACACCATTACAAAACGTTGCAACAAAAGCAGAACTCAAACAAGAAAATGCTGCAGGCAACTTTAAAAAGTTGTTTGATAAAGTAAAATAG
- a CDS encoding (deoxy)nucleoside triphosphate pyrophosphohydrolase, which produces MKKVINVVGAVIYSDNKILCAQRSENMSLPLLWEFPGGKIEKGESEEAALIREIKEEMKCDISVKEKLTTTEHEYDFGIVNLTTFKCHLNQQLPTLTEHKEIKWLPINQLDSIEWAPADVPAVKLLIEGE; this is translated from the coding sequence ATGAAAAAAGTAATTAATGTAGTTGGCGCAGTAATATATTCAGATAACAAAATTTTATGTGCACAAAGAAGTGAAAATATGAGTCTCCCGCTATTATGGGAATTTCCTGGTGGGAAAATTGAAAAAGGAGAATCAGAAGAAGCAGCATTAATTAGAGAAATTAAAGAAGAAATGAAATGTGATATCTCAGTTAAAGAAAAACTGACAACTACAGAACATGAATATGATTTTGGTATTGTTAATTTAACAACTTTTAAATGTCATTTAAATCAACAATTACCTACTTTAACAGAACATAAAGAGATAAAGTGGTTACCAATTAATCAACTTGATTCAATAGAATGGGCTCCAGCAGATGTTCCAGCAGTTAAATTATTAATAGAAGGAGAATAG
- a CDS encoding phospho-sugar mutase: protein MKDNWINVIDDSLVKDFYNQQSSEEQQEGFETTLAFGTAGIRGKLGLGEGRLNRFTVSKVALGLAQFLQSKHDSPVAVIHYDTRHLSPEFAQIIATILASHDIKVYLSDTYRTTPDLSYAVRFLEAHAGVMITASHNPKDYNGIKVYGEDGAQLSTEPSNVLSDYINALGDPLTIELPQLSNEQQSLILSVPDEVRASYFKEIQSLVGDIPQSDLQVVFTSLHGTSVPVVPEILSQLNFDQFNLVEAQCKPDPNFSSVASANPEDHKAFDQSIALANQINADLLISTDPDADRLGIAERDQEGNIYYYNGNQIGALLLNYQIKATSHLNNRLMIQSIVSSELAKSVARHHGVAYKEVLTGFKYIAEAIRNMPEDQNYLLGYEESYGFLAGPFVRDKDAIQIVPLIIKYASELKNEGRMLKDDLEDIYQQVGRHNDQLFSHTFEGAKGKAIIDDIMKSYRNNPPRTINGLDVLAIEDYETGEKVDFQTNETTPITLPKANVLKIYFKEGFIALRPSGTEPKIKLYVSLTINHFDDVAQQINEEIFN from the coding sequence ATGAAAGATAATTGGATTAATGTCATTGACGACAGTTTAGTTAAAGACTTTTATAATCAACAATCTTCAGAGGAACAACAAGAAGGATTTGAAACAACGCTTGCTTTTGGTACAGCAGGTATCAGAGGTAAATTAGGTCTTGGTGAAGGCCGTTTAAATCGATTCACAGTTTCAAAAGTTGCGCTTGGTTTAGCGCAATTTTTACAATCAAAACATGACTCACCTGTAGCAGTGATTCACTATGATACAAGACATTTATCACCTGAGTTTGCTCAAATCATTGCGACGATTTTAGCGAGTCACGATATCAAAGTTTATTTATCAGATACGTATCGTACAACACCTGACTTATCATATGCAGTTAGATTTTTAGAAGCACATGCTGGTGTCATGATTACCGCAAGTCACAATCCTAAAGACTATAATGGTATTAAAGTTTATGGTGAAGACGGTGCACAACTATCTACAGAGCCTTCTAATGTGTTAAGTGATTACATCAATGCTTTAGGTGATCCACTAACTATTGAATTACCTCAATTATCAAATGAACAACAATCATTGATTTTATCTGTGCCAGATGAAGTAAGAGCATCTTATTTTAAGGAAATTCAATCATTAGTTGGTGATATACCGCAATCAGATTTACAAGTGGTATTCACAAGTTTACATGGCACAAGTGTACCTGTAGTCCCTGAAATATTATCTCAATTAAACTTTGATCAATTTAATTTAGTCGAAGCACAATGTAAACCAGATCCTAATTTCAGTTCTGTCGCTAGTGCTAACCCAGAAGATCACAAAGCATTTGACCAATCTATCGCGCTTGCAAATCAAATCAATGCAGATTTATTAATCAGTACGGATCCTGATGCAGACCGATTAGGCATTGCTGAACGCGATCAAGAAGGCAATATCTATTATTATAATGGTAACCAAATTGGCGCCCTTTTATTAAATTATCAAATCAAAGCAACATCACATTTAAACAATAGATTAATGATTCAATCCATTGTTAGTAGTGAATTAGCTAAATCTGTGGCACGTCATCATGGTGTTGCATATAAAGAAGTGCTCACAGGATTTAAATATATTGCTGAAGCAATCAGAAATATGCCTGAAGACCAAAATTATTTATTAGGCTATGAAGAAAGTTATGGTTTCTTAGCAGGACCTTTCGTTAGAGATAAAGATGCCATTCAAATTGTTCCACTTATCATCAAGTATGCATCTGAACTTAAAAATGAAGGCCGAATGTTAAAAGATGATTTAGAAGATATTTATCAACAAGTTGGACGTCATAATGACCAATTGTTCTCACATACGTTCGAAGGTGCTAAAGGTAAAGCTATTATTGATGATATTATGAAATCCTATAGAAACAACCCACCTCGTACAATTAATGGATTAGACGTTCTTGCTATTGAAGATTATGAAACTGGAGAAAAAGTTGATTTCCAAACAAATGAAACAACACCAATCACGCTCCCTAAAGCAAACGTGCTTAAAATATATTTTAAAGAAGGTTTTATTGCCCTAAGACCATCTGGTACTGAACCTAAAATTAAATTATATGTGTCATTAACGATTAATCATTTCGACGATGTAGCACAACAAATTAATGAAGAAATATTTAATTAA